Genomic window (Fluviispira vulneris):
GAAAAAGTCGCATGCAACTTATTGAGACGCTCTACAACGTTGTGAATTTGTGGAAGCAAAGAAGAAGGTTCATAGTCTCCAACTTCATCCGGGGCAAAATCAATATGAGCTTCTAAATACGCTAAAATTGTAATGATCTGTGCTCGGATATCTTCTGTTTCTCGTGATAAAACACCATCGACAGTATGCCGAGCAAGCTCAACACCACCTAATGTTTCTGCATGAATAAGCTGATTGATTCCTTCTGCTTGGGCAAGATCAATTTTTCCGTTTAACACAGCTCTTTGGGTAAATTCACCGGGTAGGGCATCACGCATCCCAATGGAACGCAATAAACTTTGCAATTTTGCTGAAATTAATGGATTGCCATGCACAGATATTTCAATAATATTTTCTCCACTGTAACTTTTAGGTGCAGGAAATATTGTTAAAACAACATCATCAATTTCATTTTTTTCTTGATCAATTATATAAACATAACGGGTACAAGGTCTGCCTTCTGATTTACTTGCTAAAGAAACAAGATCGACTGATTTTTTATTATGAGGTGAAAGAATATAAGGAGAAAGTATTGAAAAAACATTTTCTCCTGATAAGCGATGCAAATGCAAAGCACTTCTCCCCATAGGGGTAGCAAGTGCAAAAATCGATTGAAAATGCGCGTTCAAAACTATTTCCTTAGTTTATATTCATAAGTATACAATAAATTAATCATCTTTGCTTGGGAAAGAATTAAACTTTTCCTTTGCTTCATTTTTAAGACTTATTTCATTGGTATCATTCTTATGGTTTATTTCTTTGATTTCATTTGATGTAACCGCACCGACACGCTCTATATTATTTTGGAAATGTCCGGTCTGTTTTGTCTTTTTCGAATGAATTTTTCTTTTTTGTTTTATAGTCGGTTTGCCTGATTTTTCTGTTGCATTATTTTTAAAAGTATTTGAATTGTTATTTTTATGCACTCTTTTTTCAGTTGCATAAATCACCAAGCGACGTTTATCGCCAGTCCCAACACTCCGTGTTGCCACACCAGGAACACCATCTAGCGCTAAGTGAATCACACGTCTTTCTTGGCTGCTCTTCGAAGAAAGAACAACGCTTTTACCTGTTTTTCTTACTTTTTCTGCTAAAGAACGCGCCATTCCAATAAGTCTTTCTTCACGTTTTTCCGATGATTCTCCCGCATCTAAACTGATTCGAGAGGAAATATCGCCAAGTTTTTTTTGTGCAACACGCTTAAAAACATGTTCAAAGGCTAGAGAAAGTCGATCACTTTTACTTAAAAAGCGTTCTATAAATTCATCAGATACTTTTACAACTGCTTCATTTTCGCCAATAACAGTTTCTGTCTTATTTAACGAAACATCAAACGCCGAAAAGAATAATTTTTTATAGTTATCAAATAATTCTTCGACCCCTTCGCTTTTCATATTTAATAAATTGCGGGGCATATAATTTTCTGAATTATAAGATGTCTTAACACTTTCAACATTGTCGTGAGAAGTTTTAGGTTGAGAATTATCTTTTTTACTTAGATCAGGATTGAGCTTACGGGCCTGCTTTTGCGTCCCAGCTAAGTTCTGTGCTTTTGCCATTGGTGTTTTACTCAAAGCCTGACGCACAGCTTCACGCGCTGCTGCTTGGAGATCTTGTTTTGAGGTTTCGACCCAAGCTTCTATCCGAACAGAACGAGAAAAAAGTTTTGAAAAAAAATTGCCACTCGACTGCTGAATGACATTATAGCAAAGAAGAGTTTTATCTGTAGAAAATGTTTTTGCAGCCTCTGCAAGAGCCTCCTCAAGGTTTTTCCCAGTAAATTGCCGTTTATCCATGAATACTCCGTAATTCGGGATTTAATTAGTAACCCCTCAACTGAAAAAGAGGGGAATTATTTTTTGCGAATGCAATCAAAAGCACTCTTTTTTAGATTACTTTATTTTGCTTGTGCTTTCTTAAAGTGACGTGTCAGGAACCCCTGCCTAATCATTGAAATGATTGTATTCGTTATAACGTAGAGAGCCAAACCGGATGGATAAAAAATCATAAAGACAGAAAAGACGATTGGTAGAATTTTCATCATTTTTGCTTGAGTTGGATCCATAGAAGGCATTGGCATCATTTTTTGATAACCGATCATAAGAAAAGCCATCAGAACAGGTAAAACGAAATAGGGATCTGCTTGAGTTAAGTCTTTAATCCAAAAGAAAAATGGTGATTGGCGAAGATCGAAAGTGTTTCTTAAACAAGTGTCTAACCCAAAAAACACGGGGATCTGTGGAAGAAGTGGTAAACATCCGCTCAATGGATTCACTCCACTCTTTGACATAAGCGACATCGTTTCGCGCTGTAAAGCTTGTTTGTCATCTTTGTATTTTGCTTGAATTTCTTTGATTTGTGGTTGAATAAGCTGCATTTTTTGTGCCGCACTGTATCCTTTAATTTGCAATGGCAAGAACAATATATTGATACAAAAAGTCAAGATAATAATCGCTATACCCCAATTGCCTATGAGATTGTGCAGAAAAAATAAAACATGATAAAGTGGTCGCGCAATGATTTTAAAAAAGCCATAATCAATAGTTTGGTACAAACTGTATTGGTCAAAATGACTTAAAATCGTTTCATTTTTAGGGCCAAAATACACCTTATAATTAAAAGTCACTGATTGTCCTGGCATCAAGTTAACTGGTTGCTTAACCCATGCTTCATAAACTGTTTGATCAGCTGGAGACAAACCATCTTTTCTTAAAAGATTGCCTGTACGAACGACTTCAAAATTGAGTGGGTTATGTGAAAGAGGAATAAGAGTGTTCATCCAATAATGGGAATCGACGGAAAGCCAAGTTGGCACAACCCCAGTTTCTGAATGCATAACTTTATAAGTTGATTCTGCATCGAATGGAGTCATCACCCTGTTCACATCACCATTGGCAAGGCGCAGAGCAGCTCCATGAAATTCTGCAGGATGGGAAGAGAACAATCCACCTGAGTTTTGGTTGTCAGAGGTTGCACCCATTTCGAAATCAACATTGGTATTTTGTTGGTATTGAGAGTTATTTTTAACAGTGATTTGAAACTCACCATTGTAGTCTTTGTCATAAAATTTAAAAGTTCTTAGAATTTCAAGGCCATTTGCTCTCTGAATAATTTGAGTAGAACCATCAGCCGTCTTTTCTATGCGCGCAGGTTGATTGCGTAGATCTGTTGTCCCAACACGAAAACCATAGGCTTTACAGATATTGTAGTTTTGAATGACAGAAACAGGAGTCGGATCGTTGTAGGCGACTTTTTCTCCAACCAGACTGTTTTTGCCAAGGCATCCACCTTCAGGGGTGAATTCAAAGGTTGCATAAGGAACTTTTAGTATTAAGTCCGATGGATTGACAACAACTAAAGGCAATTGCTCAGTGGAAGCTGAAGAAGTATTTGCCTGCCCAACCTGCTCCACATGTGAAGTTACTTGAGAAGCATTTGTTTTTAATTGAGAGTTTTCGGGTTGCACTTTGTGCAGTTGTGCCTGTTGTTTGTTTTGTAACTCGATCGTTGCTTGTTGCTGCTTTATATAATAGCTTTGAGCATAAAAATATCCGCCAAATAACAAAAACAAGCCTAACATTAAACCTATTGTTTCTTTTTTCACTTCAGAATCCCGTTCTTTACTGTGTTAAACAACTATGGGAGATCAACTCCACCTCTATGAAAAGGGTGACATTTACATACCCTAACAACCGTCTTTCCAAAACCCTTAACCGCTCCATGCTTTTGAAATGCTTCTAAGCTATACTGGGAGCAGCTCGGATAAAACCGACATCTTGGGCCAAGTGCAGGAGAAATACACTGCTTATAAACTCTAATCAAGAAAACAAAGAGAAGAACAAAGAATTCATTCAACTTTTTAAAGATCATACTTTTTCTTCCTGGGTTGATTGACACTTTTTCAATGCTTTCTGCAAAGTTGTATTTATAGCTTTTAGCAAATCATCCCAAGGAACTTCGAGAACATTTCTATTGGCCATAAAAAGCAATTGAATTTCGTTGCCAGCCGGTATTTCAAAGGATTTTAAACACTGATTGAGCGCATTTTTCAATCTTCTTCGCACTCTATTTCTTTTTACAGCTCTTTTATGCACTCCTTTTTTAGAAGCAACAACAGCAAATTTTAATAATTTTTGATCAAGAGAGCACTTGCTAAAAGTCATATATGTTAAAAAAAATTCAGATCTCGATTTTACGGCTTTAGCATAAAACTCAGAGAAATGAGTTATCTTTGCTATTGTTAAAATAGGTTCACTACACATTTTTAGGTGTTGTCCTTTTTGGCACTCTTTTCACAATTTAAGAATAATCCTCGCTATGCTGTCTTTATATAAATAACAAAGGAGTCACAGTCGAGGAACACATGACAGTGCTCAAATACAAACCTATCGGTCCGTATCGGGCAACCTTGCTCATTAGGCTTATCTTAGAGTTGTTCCTCTTTGCAACAATTGCGTTCCAATTTCCAACTTTCCCTCAATCACTTGAATCTATTGGAAAATTAGCAAATATCATCGGAAAAGCAGAAATTTTACGTGCTGGAAAAAATATTCCCGCAGAAAAAAACATGCAAATATTTGAAACAGATATAGTGACTACTTTCGAAAAAACAGCAATAAAAATTGAATTCAATGATGGCAGCTATTTAATGGCATTTCAAGATTCAAAAATTAAGCTGGCAGAATATAATATCAAAGCTAAAGAGAATAATGCAAATGATTTAAAATCAGCTATAGAAGTTGCTAAAGGTAAAATCCGTTTCTTTGTGAAGCCTCAAGAAGACGGAAAAGTGGACGCTAAATTTAAAACCTCCAATTCCGTAATGGGAATAAGAGGAACAAGCGGATATATCGACACCTCTGCAATTGGAAATACTCAAATATTGGTCACTTCAGGGAGCGTTGAAGTCACAAGCCTCGCTGATCCGACAAAATCTGTTGTATTGTCTGAAAATAAATATTCAGAAATAATTGGCAATAGACCTCCTACCCCTGCAAAAACCGCACCACCTATGCTAATAAATCGCTTAAATGCCGAGGCAAGCTTGATCGATCCTAATTATAAACAAAGTGAAAAACCTGCGCCAAAACCTGAGGGAGCACCCAAAAAAGATAAAAACCCTTCAAAAGGATCAAATGACAACAATCCTGTCCCTGCTGAAAAGAAACAAGTCTTTAACACAGATGGCACGAGCACTGTTGTTAGCACGAACAATGCTTTGAACGATGTTCTTGTTACGCAAGGCAATTCACGTTTACGTCCGAGTAATATTACTGAGTTTGCTCCGATTGTGAACGCTTTAAAAGAAATAAATAATGTTAATGATCAAATCAATAGACAAATTAACACAATTATAAATACTTCAAGTGGCTATCAAAAGACAAAAAATGTCACTGTTAATGTGAATGATCCATCACTTTAAAATAGGAAATAATATGAATATTAAAAAAATATTTCCAGAGACATACAGGCATTTAAAACT
Coding sequences:
- the yidC gene encoding membrane protein insertase YidC — encoded protein: MKKETIGLMLGLFLLFGGYFYAQSYYIKQQQATIELQNKQQAQLHKVQPENSQLKTNASQVTSHVEQVGQANTSSASTEQLPLVVVNPSDLILKVPYATFEFTPEGGCLGKNSLVGEKVAYNDPTPVSVIQNYNICKAYGFRVGTTDLRNQPARIEKTADGSTQIIQRANGLEILRTFKFYDKDYNGEFQITVKNNSQYQQNTNVDFEMGATSDNQNSGGLFSSHPAEFHGAALRLANGDVNRVMTPFDAESTYKVMHSETGVVPTWLSVDSHYWMNTLIPLSHNPLNFEVVRTGNLLRKDGLSPADQTVYEAWVKQPVNLMPGQSVTFNYKVYFGPKNETILSHFDQYSLYQTIDYGFFKIIARPLYHVLFFLHNLIGNWGIAIIILTFCINILFLPLQIKGYSAAQKMQLIQPQIKEIQAKYKDDKQALQRETMSLMSKSGVNPLSGCLPLLPQIPVFFGLDTCLRNTFDLRQSPFFFWIKDLTQADPYFVLPVLMAFLMIGYQKMMPMPSMDPTQAKMMKILPIVFSVFMIFYPSGLALYVITNTIISMIRQGFLTRHFKKAQAK
- a CDS encoding protein jag, with product MDKRQFTGKNLEEALAEAAKTFSTDKTLLCYNVIQQSSGNFFSKLFSRSVRIEAWVETSKQDLQAAAREAVRQALSKTPMAKAQNLAGTQKQARKLNPDLSKKDNSQPKTSHDNVESVKTSYNSENYMPRNLLNMKSEGVEELFDNYKKLFFSAFDVSLNKTETVIGENEAVVKVSDEFIERFLSKSDRLSLAFEHVFKRVAQKKLGDISSRISLDAGESSEKREERLIGMARSLAEKVRKTGKSVVLSSKSSQERRVIHLALDGVPGVATRSVGTGDKRRLVIYATEKRVHKNNNSNTFKNNATEKSGKPTIKQKRKIHSKKTKQTGHFQNNIERVGAVTSNEIKEINHKNDTNEISLKNEAKEKFNSFPSKDD
- the yidD gene encoding membrane protein insertion efficiency factor YidD — its product is MIFKKLNEFFVLLFVFLIRVYKQCISPALGPRCRFYPSCSQYSLEAFQKHGAVKGFGKTVVRVCKCHPFHRGGVDLP
- a CDS encoding ribonuclease P protein component, producing MCSEPILTIAKITHFSEFYAKAVKSRSEFFLTYMTFSKCSLDQKLLKFAVVASKKGVHKRAVKRNRVRRRLKNALNQCLKSFEIPAGNEIQLLFMANRNVLEVPWDDLLKAINTTLQKALKKCQSTQEEKV
- a CDS encoding FecR family protein: MTVLKYKPIGPYRATLLIRLILELFLFATIAFQFPTFPQSLESIGKLANIIGKAEILRAGKNIPAEKNMQIFETDIVTTFEKTAIKIEFNDGSYLMAFQDSKIKLAEYNIKAKENNANDLKSAIEVAKGKIRFFVKPQEDGKVDAKFKTSNSVMGIRGTSGYIDTSAIGNTQILVTSGSVEVTSLADPTKSVVLSENKYSEIIGNRPPTPAKTAPPMLINRLNAEASLIDPNYKQSEKPAPKPEGAPKKDKNPSKGSNDNNPVPAEKKQVFNTDGTSTVVSTNNALNDVLVTQGNSRLRPSNITEFAPIVNALKEINNVNDQINRQINTIINTSSGYQKTKNVTVNVNDPSL